From one Nonomuraea polychroma genomic stretch:
- the rnc gene encoding ribonuclease III encodes MAVEVARDELERVLSVGLDPDILERALTHRSYAYENGGLPTNERLEFLGDSVLGLVVTDTLYRNHPDLPEGQLAKLRAAVVNMRALADVARGLGLGRFLRLGRGEEGTGGRDKSSILADTLEALIGAIYVDKGLDEAFRVVHVLFDPLIVRSASLGAGLDWKTSLQELTASEALGVPEYHVEESGPDHAKSFTAMVRVGGESYGSGTGRSKKEAEQQAAEAAWTRIRARREQRESQPAR; translated from the coding sequence GTGGCCGTGGAGGTCGCCAGAGACGAGCTGGAGCGGGTTCTGTCGGTCGGTCTCGACCCTGACATTCTGGAGCGGGCGCTGACGCACCGCTCGTACGCGTACGAGAACGGCGGTCTCCCCACCAACGAGCGCCTGGAGTTCCTGGGCGACTCGGTGCTGGGCCTGGTCGTCACCGACACCCTCTACCGCAACCACCCCGACCTGCCCGAGGGCCAGCTGGCGAAGCTGCGGGCCGCGGTGGTCAACATGCGCGCGCTCGCCGACGTGGCCCGAGGCCTGGGCCTGGGCAGGTTCCTGCGCCTCGGCAGGGGCGAGGAGGGCACGGGCGGCCGCGACAAGTCGTCGATCCTTGCCGACACGCTGGAGGCCCTGATCGGCGCCATCTACGTCGACAAGGGGCTGGACGAGGCGTTCCGGGTGGTGCACGTGCTGTTCGACCCGCTGATCGTGCGTTCGGCCTCGCTCGGCGCCGGGCTTGACTGGAAGACCTCGCTGCAGGAGCTCACCGCCTCCGAGGCGCTCGGCGTGCCCGAATACCACGTCGAGGAGAGCGGCCCCGACCACGCCAAGTCGTTCACCGCCATGGTGCGGGTCGGCGGCGAGTCCTACGGCTCGGGCACCGGGCGCAGCAAAAAGGAGGCCGAGCAGCAGGCGGCCGAGGCGGCGTGGACCCGCATCAGGGCCCGTCGCGAGCAGCGGGAGAGCCAGCCGGCCCGCTGA
- the rpmF gene encoding 50S ribosomal protein L32, translating into MAVPKRKMSRSNTRARRSQWKTTAVALVSCPQCRSPKQPHIACPTCGTYNRRQVVEPSA; encoded by the coding sequence GTGGCCGTCCCGAAGCGAAAGATGTCGCGGAGCAACACCCGCGCCCGTCGCTCCCAGTGGAAGACGACTGCTGTCGCCCTGGTGAGCTGCCCGCAGTGCCGTTCGCCGAAGCAGCCGCACATCGCGTGCCCCACCTGCGGCACCTACAACCGTCGTCAGGTCGTCGAGCCGTCCGCCTGA
- a CDS encoding YceD family protein, with amino-acid sequence MTQHLDPRSPWVISTHDLGKRPGTMRQMTLTLPAPADLGVDMIGVPKDAEVELDLRFEAVMEGVLVSGTAQAPLAGECARCLDPVSSDIEVDLQELFFYSDEDASEDDSLLDGELLDLEPTFRDAVVLALPLSPVCREDCEGLCVECGVKLAEAGEDHRHEKIDARWASLQGLISDKDNDQEK; translated from the coding sequence ATGACTCAGCACCTCGACCCCCGCTCCCCGTGGGTGATCTCCACTCATGACCTGGGTAAGCGGCCGGGCACGATGCGGCAGATGACCCTGACCCTCCCGGCACCGGCGGATCTCGGCGTCGACATGATCGGTGTCCCCAAGGACGCCGAAGTCGAGCTGGATCTCCGGTTCGAAGCAGTGATGGAAGGCGTGCTCGTGTCCGGCACGGCGCAGGCCCCGCTCGCCGGGGAGTGCGCTCGCTGCCTGGATCCGGTCTCCTCGGACATCGAGGTGGACCTGCAGGAGCTGTTCTTCTACTCCGACGAGGACGCCTCGGAGGATGACTCGCTGCTCGACGGTGAGCTGCTCGACCTCGAGCCGACGTTCCGCGACGCGGTGGTGCTCGCACTGCCGCTGAGCCCGGTGTGCCGCGAGGATTGCGAGGGGCTCTGCGTGGAGTGCGGGGTCAAGCTGGCCGAGGCCGGCGAGGATCACCGGCACGAGAAGATCGACGCCCGCTGGGCGTCGTTGCAAGGTCTGATTTCCGACAAAGATAACGATCAGGAGAAGTGA
- the coaD gene encoding pantetheine-phosphate adenylyltransferase translates to MRRVVCPGSFDPITNGHLDIIGRSARLYDEVTVAVLINVEKSSLFTVDERIEILQTVTKEFDNVKVRKFHGLLVDFCKQNDIPAIVKGIRVVSDFDYELQMAQLNYRLSGVETLFMPTNPEYSFLSSSRVKEIARYGGDVSGLVPDLVHKLLIERLRG, encoded by the coding sequence TTGCGCCGCGTAGTCTGCCCGGGGTCGTTCGACCCCATCACCAATGGCCACCTCGACATCATCGGCCGTTCGGCCCGCCTGTATGACGAGGTGACCGTAGCAGTGCTCATCAACGTCGAGAAGAGCAGCCTGTTCACTGTCGATGAACGCATCGAGATCCTGCAGACCGTGACGAAGGAATTCGACAACGTCAAGGTGCGGAAGTTCCACGGCCTGCTGGTGGACTTCTGCAAGCAGAACGACATCCCCGCCATCGTCAAGGGCATCAGGGTGGTCAGCGACTTCGACTACGAGCTGCAGATGGCGCAGCTCAACTACCGCCTGTCGGGGGTGGAGACGCTGTTCATGCCCACGAACCCCGAATACTCGTTCCTGTCCTCCAGCCGGGTGAAAGAGATCGCCCGATATGGTGGGGACGTCTCCGGCCTGGTGCCGGATCTCGTCCACAAGCTGCTCATCGAGCGGCTCAGGGGCTGA
- the rsmD gene encoding 16S rRNA (guanine(966)-N(2))-methyltransferase RsmD — protein MTRIIAGSAGGRRLAVPPGRGTRPTSDRAREGIFLTLDSLYGLHDARIMDLYAGSGAIGLEALSRGAAEAVLVESDPKAVRTIKANVQSLGLEGARVVADKVARVLAKTPDAPYDIVFADPPYAVPEAEILTVLELLRDNGWLVQEGLVAFERESRGKALVWPEGYVEERVRRYGEASVWYGRAAGNP, from the coding sequence ATGACTCGGATCATCGCGGGCAGCGCGGGTGGGCGGCGGCTGGCGGTCCCGCCGGGGCGCGGGACGAGACCGACCAGTGACAGGGCACGAGAAGGGATCTTCTTGACGCTCGATTCACTGTACGGCCTCCACGACGCCCGGATCATGGACCTCTACGCCGGCTCGGGTGCGATCGGCCTGGAGGCGCTGTCGCGCGGGGCCGCCGAGGCGGTGCTGGTGGAGTCCGACCCGAAAGCCGTCCGCACGATCAAGGCGAACGTCCAGTCCCTGGGCCTCGAAGGCGCCCGAGTGGTGGCCGACAAGGTGGCGCGGGTCCTGGCCAAGACGCCGGACGCACCGTACGACATCGTCTTCGCCGACCCGCCATACGCCGTTCCCGAGGCCGAGATCCTCACGGTCCTGGAGCTGCTGCGTGACAACGGCTGGCTGGTCCAGGAGGGGTTGGTGGCGTTCGAGAGGGAAAGCAGGGGAAAGGCCCTGGTATGGCCGGAAGGGTACGTTGAGGAGAGGGTCCGTCGCTATGGCGAAGCGTCCGTTTGGTACGGTCGCGCCGCCGGGAACCCGTAG
- the recG gene encoding ATP-dependent DNA helicase RecG: MSRFDEPLTKALDPKTAKLLHSVLGLETVGDLLRHYPRRYAERGELTSLDALEVDEHVTVVGEVTRLMRKPMRNRGGTWLEVEVVDGNGNKIYLSFFGKGSHVAESRLKPGRRGMFAGKVGLFGARGRPRWQLAHPEFELFEESEGSAEEFAAAPVPIYPAGKDLTPWAIRRAVGIVLDTLGPLDDPLPAELRVRHGLQPLADALEAIHRPKDFAEVGRARKRLKFDEAFVLQAVLLQRRQAATAWPAKPRPRRADGLLAAFDERLPFSLTEGQAQVGEEIAADLACEHPMHRLLQGEVGAGKTVVALRAMLQVVDAGGQAALLAPTEVLAQQHHRSITSMLGDLAQGGMFGGTAVTLLTGSMGAAARRSALLDAASGNAGIVVGTHALLQEHVQFADLGLVVVDEQHRFGVEQRDALREKAGDGRPHVLVMTATPIPRTVAMTVFGDLEVSTLSQLPSGRAPITTHVVPAAEKPHYLERTWERVREEVALGRQAYIVCPRIGDLEGDEGDMGVVASGGASGDDERRPPLAVLDVAELLTEGPFHDLRVGTLHGKLPPEEKDAIMRSFTRGELDVLVATTVIEVGVDVPNSSVMIIMDADRFGVSQLHQLRGRVGRGGLPGLCLLVSDFPEGTPARLRLDAVAATLDGFELSRVDLEQRREGDVLGAAQSGKRSSLKLLQLLRDEDVIATAREEAAALLTEDPDLTTHEGLRAEIDRLLADERAEYLEKA, from the coding sequence GTGAGCCGTTTCGACGAGCCTCTGACGAAGGCGCTCGACCCGAAGACCGCCAAGCTGCTGCACAGCGTGCTCGGCCTGGAGACGGTCGGCGACCTGCTGCGCCACTACCCGCGACGTTACGCCGAGCGCGGGGAGCTGACCTCGCTGGACGCGCTGGAGGTGGACGAGCACGTCACCGTGGTCGGCGAGGTGACCAGGCTCATGCGCAAACCCATGCGCAACCGCGGCGGCACCTGGCTGGAGGTCGAGGTCGTCGACGGCAACGGCAACAAGATCTACCTGTCGTTCTTCGGCAAGGGGTCCCATGTGGCCGAGTCGCGGCTGAAGCCGGGGCGGCGCGGCATGTTCGCGGGCAAGGTGGGGTTGTTCGGGGCGCGGGGCAGGCCGCGCTGGCAGCTCGCCCACCCCGAGTTCGAGCTGTTCGAGGAGAGCGAGGGGAGCGCGGAGGAGTTCGCGGCGGCCCCGGTGCCGATCTACCCGGCGGGGAAAGACCTGACGCCGTGGGCGATCAGGCGCGCCGTCGGCATCGTGCTCGACACGCTCGGCCCGCTGGACGACCCGCTGCCCGCCGAGCTTCGGGTGCGCCACGGCCTGCAGCCGCTGGCCGACGCGCTGGAAGCCATCCACCGGCCGAAGGACTTCGCCGAGGTGGGGCGGGCGCGCAAACGGCTGAAGTTCGACGAGGCGTTCGTGCTGCAGGCCGTGCTGCTGCAGCGCCGCCAGGCGGCCACCGCCTGGCCCGCCAAGCCGCGGCCCAGGCGTGCGGACGGGCTGCTGGCGGCGTTCGACGAGCGGCTGCCGTTCTCGTTGACGGAGGGGCAGGCGCAGGTGGGCGAGGAGATCGCCGCCGACCTCGCGTGCGAGCACCCGATGCACCGGCTGCTGCAGGGCGAGGTCGGCGCGGGCAAGACGGTGGTGGCGCTGCGGGCGATGTTGCAGGTGGTCGACGCGGGCGGCCAGGCCGCGCTCCTGGCCCCGACGGAGGTGCTCGCCCAGCAGCACCACCGCTCGATCACGAGCATGCTGGGCGACCTGGCGCAGGGCGGCATGTTCGGCGGCACGGCGGTCACGCTGCTGACCGGCTCGATGGGCGCGGCCGCCCGGCGCTCCGCCCTGCTCGACGCCGCCTCCGGCAACGCCGGGATCGTCGTCGGCACGCACGCACTGCTGCAGGAGCACGTGCAGTTCGCCGACCTGGGGCTGGTCGTGGTCGACGAGCAGCACCGCTTCGGGGTCGAGCAGCGCGACGCGTTGCGCGAGAAAGCGGGGGACGGCCGCCCGCACGTCCTGGTCATGACCGCCACTCCGATCCCGCGCACGGTCGCCATGACGGTCTTCGGAGACCTGGAGGTCTCGACCCTGTCCCAGCTCCCGTCGGGCCGGGCCCCCATCACCACGCATGTCGTGCCGGCCGCGGAGAAGCCCCACTACCTGGAGCGCACCTGGGAGCGGGTGCGGGAGGAGGTGGCGCTGGGGCGGCAGGCCTACATCGTGTGCCCGCGCATCGGCGACCTGGAAGGCGACGAGGGCGACATGGGGGTCGTCGCGTCGGGAGGCGCTTCCGGGGACGACGAGCGCCGCCCGCCGCTGGCCGTCCTGGACGTGGCCGAGCTGCTGACGGAGGGACCCTTCCACGATCTGCGCGTCGGCACCCTGCACGGCAAGCTGCCGCCGGAGGAGAAGGACGCGATCATGCGCTCCTTCACGCGTGGCGAGCTCGACGTCCTGGTCGCCACGACCGTCATCGAGGTGGGCGTGGACGTGCCCAATTCCTCCGTCATGATCATCATGGACGCCGACCGCTTCGGCGTCTCCCAGCTCCACCAGCTGCGCGGCCGCGTGGGCCGTGGCGGCCTTCCCGGCCTGTGCCTCCTGGTCTCCGACTTCCCCGAGGGCACCCCGGCCCGCCTCCGCCTGGACGCGGTGGCCGCCACCCTGGACGGCTTCGAGCTGTCGCGGGTGGACCTGGAGCAGCGGCGTGAGGGCGATGTCCTGGGCGCCGCCCAGTCGGGCAAGCGCTCGTCGCTGAAGCTGCTGCAACTCCTGCGCGACGAGGACGTCATCGCCACGGCCAGGGAGGAGGCAGCCGCCCTCCTGACCGAGGACCCGGACCTGACGACCCACGAGGGCCTGAGAGCCGAGATCGACCGGCTCCTGGCAGACGAACGAGCGGAGTACCTGGAGAAGGCCTGA
- a CDS encoding DAK2 domain-containing protein has translation MKILDPPAVRRWARLAADALGRARTEIDALNVFPVADGDTGTNLHLTMLSAAEAVESLPDDVDAAVVWQTLSYGALVGARGNSGVIVSQALRGLAEVLKDGHDLRAGLLRAAVLAREAVARPVEGTVLSVLESAARAVQEVDGDLHEVARQAAGEARAALRRTPDQLDVLARSGVVDAGGAGAAIVLETLAAVITDSYADHYDVPSPTAPVAPMTEVGAGYEVMYLLDADDRAVAGLREELDAMGDSLVVVGGEGLWNVHVHVAEAGPAVEAGLRAGRPHRIKITYLAERTHRGNAGRGVVAVAAGDGIAALFEECGAVVVRRTPGARPALPALLAAIRQAGSEVAVLPNDDGVGAVAAAAAEIAREHGVVVSVLPTKATVQGLAALAVHDPLRRFDDDVVAMTDAASQTRYGHVTVADREAFTSAGVCRPGDVLGMIEGDVAVIGGTLERVATVIVGRMVAGGGELVTLVTGAEAPAGLAACVEEHLRRTRPDVDLVVYDGEQGGYPLLIGVE, from the coding sequence ATGAAGATCCTCGATCCGCCCGCGGTGCGCCGCTGGGCCCGCTTGGCGGCCGACGCGCTCGGCCGGGCCAGGACCGAGATCGACGCGCTCAACGTGTTCCCGGTCGCCGACGGCGACACCGGTACGAACCTGCACCTGACCATGCTGTCCGCGGCCGAGGCCGTCGAGTCGTTGCCCGACGACGTGGACGCGGCCGTGGTGTGGCAGACGCTCTCGTACGGTGCCCTCGTCGGGGCCCGCGGCAACTCCGGCGTGATCGTCAGCCAGGCGCTGCGCGGCCTCGCCGAGGTGCTGAAGGACGGCCACGACCTGCGGGCCGGGCTGCTCAGGGCCGCCGTGCTCGCCAGGGAGGCGGTGGCCAGGCCGGTCGAGGGCACGGTGCTGAGCGTGCTGGAATCCGCCGCGCGGGCCGTACAGGAGGTGGACGGGGACCTGCACGAGGTGGCCCGGCAGGCGGCGGGGGAGGCGCGGGCGGCGCTGCGGCGTACCCCCGACCAGCTCGACGTGCTCGCCCGCAGCGGTGTCGTGGACGCGGGGGGCGCCGGCGCGGCGATCGTGCTGGAGACGCTGGCCGCGGTGATCACCGACTCGTACGCCGACCACTACGACGTGCCGTCGCCGACGGCGCCGGTGGCGCCCATGACCGAGGTCGGCGCGGGATACGAGGTGATGTACCTGCTGGACGCCGACGACCGGGCGGTGGCCGGGCTGCGCGAGGAGCTCGACGCCATGGGGGACTCGCTCGTCGTGGTCGGCGGCGAAGGGCTGTGGAACGTGCACGTCCACGTGGCCGAGGCAGGTCCCGCCGTCGAGGCCGGGCTGCGGGCGGGGCGGCCGCACCGGATCAAGATCACTTACCTGGCCGAGCGAACCCACCGCGGCAACGCGGGCAGGGGAGTGGTGGCGGTCGCCGCAGGGGACGGGATCGCGGCGTTGTTCGAGGAGTGCGGGGCCGTCGTGGTACGCCGCACGCCCGGCGCCCGCCCCGCGCTCCCCGCCCTCCTGGCCGCGATCAGGCAGGCCGGCAGCGAGGTCGCTGTCCTGCCGAACGACGATGGCGTCGGCGCCGTCGCCGCGGCGGCGGCCGAGATCGCCCGCGAGCACGGCGTCGTGGTCAGCGTGCTGCCCACGAAGGCGACCGTGCAGGGGCTGGCGGCGCTGGCCGTACACGATCCGCTGCGCCGCTTCGACGACGACGTGGTGGCGATGACCGACGCGGCCAGCCAGACCAGGTACGGGCACGTGACGGTGGCCGACAGGGAGGCGTTCACGAGCGCCGGGGTGTGCCGTCCCGGTGACGTGCTGGGCATGATCGAGGGCGACGTGGCGGTGATCGGCGGCACGCTGGAGCGGGTGGCCACGGTGATCGTGGGCAGGATGGTGGCCGGCGGCGGCGAGCTGGTGACACTGGTCACGGGCGCCGAGGCGCCCGCCGGTCTCGCCGCCTGCGTCGAGGAGCACCTGCGACGTACCCGACCGGACGTGGACTTAGTGGTCTACGACGGCGAGCAGGGCGGCTACCCGCTGCTGATCGGTGTGGAGTAG
- the rpmB gene encoding 50S ribosomal protein L28, with translation MASVCDVCRKGPTFGNNVSHSHRRTRRRWNPNIQTVRAVIGGTPKKLNVCTSCIKAGKVTR, from the coding sequence GTGGCTTCCGTCTGCGATGTCTGCCGCAAGGGGCCGACCTTCGGCAACAACGTGTCCCACTCGCACCGCCGCACCCGTCGTCGTTGGAACCCCAACATCCAGACGGTTCGCGCGGTCATCGGCGGCACGCCGAAGAAGCTGAACGTGTGCACCTCGTGCATCAAGGCGGGCAAGGTCACCCGCTAA
- the thiD gene encoding bifunctional hydroxymethylpyrimidine kinase/phosphomethylpyrimidine kinase gives MGDMTVSIPPRVLTVAGSDSGGGAGIQADLKTMLAMGVHGMSVIAAVTAQNSLGVQGYWELPPEAVRAQLDSVLGDIGAQAVKTGMLASPALVELVADVLGGYAAPVVVDPVGVSKHGDPLLAPEAVETVRTRLLPVATVATPNLWEVEQLTSVKVEDEDGLRRAADAVLELGPRWALIKGGHLPGAPVDLLTDGTSEYRFAAERLDNRHTHGTGCTLASAIASRLALGDDVPAAVGKAKEYVTGAIARGFPLGAGIGPVDHAWPWR, from the coding sequence ATGGGGGACATGACGGTTTCGATCCCTCCACGTGTGCTGACCGTCGCCGGCTCCGACTCAGGAGGCGGCGCGGGCATCCAGGCCGATCTGAAGACCATGCTGGCCATGGGCGTCCACGGCATGAGCGTCATCGCGGCGGTGACCGCGCAGAACTCGCTCGGCGTCCAGGGCTACTGGGAGCTGCCGCCCGAGGCCGTACGGGCGCAGCTCGACTCCGTGCTCGGCGACATCGGCGCCCAGGCCGTCAAGACGGGCATGCTGGCCTCTCCGGCGCTGGTCGAGCTCGTGGCGGATGTGCTGGGCGGCTATGCCGCGCCCGTCGTGGTCGATCCCGTCGGGGTGTCCAAGCACGGCGACCCGCTGCTGGCGCCCGAGGCCGTCGAGACGGTGCGGACCCGGCTGCTGCCCGTGGCCACCGTGGCCACGCCGAACCTGTGGGAGGTGGAGCAGCTCACCTCGGTCAAGGTCGAGGACGAGGACGGGCTGCGGCGGGCGGCGGACGCCGTACTGGAGCTGGGGCCCAGGTGGGCGCTCATCAAGGGCGGCCATCTGCCTGGCGCGCCCGTGGACCTGCTCACGGACGGGACCAGCGAATACCGCTTCGCCGCCGAACGCCTCGACAACCGCCACACCCACGGCACGGGGTGCACGCTGGCCTCGGCGATCGCCTCACGGCTCGCGCTGGGCGATGATGTGCCGGCGGCGGTGGGCAAGGCGAAGGAGTATGTGACGGGCGCGATCGCCCGGGGCTTCCCCTTGGGCGCCGGCATCGGCCCAGTGGACCATGCCTGGCCGTGGCGATGA
- a CDS encoding thiamine-phosphate kinase, with amino-acid sequence MTVGDLGEFGAINRITGRLPQGAAVMLGPGDDAAVIGAPDGRVAVSTDLLIEGRHFRRDWSSGYDVGRKAAAQNLADVAAMGATPTCIVVGLGIPADLPVTWLDALTEGFRDECAVVGASVAGGDITRCDLVVLGVTALGDLGGRPPVTRAGAAPGQVVAVAGRLGYAAAGWALLEAGAPVDSSVLQEAVAAHRRPCPPYAEGPRAAELGATAMLDVSDGLLQDLGHVAKASGVRIELDPQAFPIGEPVAVAAKELGVDPLEWVLAGGEDHALAAVFPKDVRLPASWQVVGRVIEGDGVLVYGREIGHSGWDHFR; translated from the coding sequence ATCACAGTCGGAGATCTCGGCGAATTCGGAGCGATAAATCGTATTACGGGACGTCTGCCCCAGGGCGCGGCGGTGATGCTGGGCCCGGGTGACGACGCCGCGGTGATCGGCGCGCCCGACGGGCGGGTCGCGGTGTCCACGGATTTGCTGATCGAGGGTAGACATTTCCGCCGGGACTGGTCCAGCGGTTATGACGTGGGCCGCAAGGCCGCCGCGCAGAACCTCGCGGACGTGGCCGCCATGGGCGCGACGCCCACGTGCATCGTGGTCGGGCTCGGGATCCCGGCCGACCTGCCGGTGACGTGGCTGGACGCGCTGACCGAAGGGTTCCGCGACGAGTGCGCCGTGGTCGGCGCGAGCGTGGCCGGCGGTGACATCACCCGGTGCGACCTGGTGGTCCTCGGGGTCACCGCGCTGGGCGATCTGGGCGGGCGGCCGCCCGTCACCCGTGCCGGGGCGGCGCCGGGGCAGGTGGTGGCGGTGGCGGGGCGGCTCGGGTACGCCGCCGCCGGGTGGGCGCTGCTCGAGGCGGGTGCGCCGGTGGACTCCTCCGTGCTCCAGGAGGCCGTGGCCGCGCACCGGCGGCCGTGTCCCCCGTACGCGGAGGGCCCGCGCGCGGCCGAGCTGGGCGCGACCGCGATGCTCGATGTCAGCGACGGGCTGCTGCAGGATCTGGGCCACGTCGCGAAGGCCAGCGGAGTGCGGATCGAGCTGGATCCACAGGCGTTTCCCATTGGGGAGCCGGTGGCGGTGGCGGCCAAGGAACTGGGGGTCGATCCGCTGGAATGGGTGCTGGCGGGTGGCGAGGATCATGCTCTCGCCGCGGTATTTCCCAAAGATGTACGTTTGCCGGCGTCGTGGCAGGTCGTGGGCCGGGTGATCGAGGGCGACGGGGTACTGGTGTATGGGCGTGAGATTGGCCACAGCGGGTGGGATCACTTTCGGTGA
- a CDS encoding Lrp/AsnC family transcriptional regulator: MVQAYILIQTEVGKAAAVAHEISGISGVTQAEDVTGPYDVIVRAEARNVDELGKLVVAQIQAVEGITRTLTCPIVHI, translated from the coding sequence ATGGTGCAGGCCTACATCCTTATTCAGACCGAGGTCGGCAAGGCCGCTGCCGTGGCCCACGAGATTTCCGGGATCTCCGGGGTCACTCAGGCGGAGGACGTGACGGGCCCCTACGACGTGATCGTCCGCGCCGAGGCCCGTAACGTCGATGAACTGGGCAAGCTCGTCGTCGCCCAGATTCAGGCGGTGGAGGGGATCACGCGTACTCTTACGTGTCCGATCGTTCACATTTGA
- a CDS encoding DUF3515 family protein, with amino-acid sequence MRAAAVLLVLLALAGCGGTVQVEPPVPQGPAVAACDKLATLLPQTLDGAPRGTSTPESPYVAVWGDGVIALRCGVPRPARMAPTDQLQEINGVGWFPDPEKPALFTAVTDAAYVEVTVGGEHTAAEVLADLSKPVGQISPQTR; translated from the coding sequence ATGCGTGCCGCCGCCGTCCTGCTCGTTCTCCTCGCGCTCGCCGGGTGCGGCGGCACCGTGCAGGTGGAGCCGCCCGTGCCGCAGGGCCCGGCGGTGGCCGCCTGCGACAAGCTGGCGACGCTGTTGCCCCAGACGCTCGACGGGGCGCCGCGCGGCACGTCCACGCCCGAGTCGCCGTACGTGGCCGTCTGGGGCGACGGCGTCATCGCGCTGCGCTGCGGCGTGCCCCGGCCGGCCAGGATGGCGCCGACCGACCAGCTGCAGGAGATCAACGGCGTCGGCTGGTTCCCCGACCCCGAGAAGCCCGCGCTGTTCACCGCCGTGACCGACGCCGCCTACGTGGAGGTCACGGTCGGCGGCGAGCACACCGCCGCCGAGGTCCTCGCCGACCTGTCGAAGCCGGTCGGCCAGATCTCACCGCAGACCCGCTGA
- a CDS encoding D-alanine--D-alanine ligase family protein gives MSKPRVAVVFGGRNSEHAVSLMGAGSVLDAIDRSKYEVIPIGIAQDGRWVLATSDQRFAIEGGELPVVDSTGAALALPSGGSSLVAYDPGSIPVELGSVDVVFPIMHGPFAEDGTIQGLLEMAGVRYVGSGVLASAVGMDKAHMKTVMAAAGLPTGRYVVVRDRDWRLNRELVIKEAEELGWPVFVKPARAGSSQGISKAHDRGELEEAVEFARQHDPKVLIEAAIEGREIECAVLESFGDEPAAASLPGEVKIEGGQEFFDFEAKYYPDQMSLTVPADIPAETAEELRAMAVRAFEALDCEGLARVDFFYTPEGKLIFNEINTMPGFTSLSVAPQLWAATGLPYPALVDRLIQLALNRSAGLR, from the coding sequence ATGAGCAAGCCACGCGTCGCCGTCGTTTTCGGAGGTCGCAATTCCGAGCATGCCGTGTCCCTGATGGGCGCGGGCAGTGTCCTGGATGCGATCGACAGGAGCAAATACGAGGTGATCCCGATCGGGATCGCCCAGGACGGCAGGTGGGTGCTGGCCACGTCCGACCAGCGGTTCGCCATCGAGGGCGGGGAGTTGCCGGTCGTCGACAGCACGGGCGCGGCGCTGGCGCTGCCGTCCGGCGGCTCTTCGCTGGTGGCGTACGACCCGGGCAGCATTCCCGTGGAGCTCGGCTCGGTCGACGTGGTGTTCCCCATAATGCACGGGCCGTTCGCCGAGGACGGCACCATCCAGGGGTTGCTGGAGATGGCCGGGGTCCGCTACGTCGGCTCCGGTGTGCTGGCCAGCGCGGTCGGCATGGACAAGGCCCACATGAAGACCGTGATGGCCGCCGCGGGGCTGCCGACCGGCCGCTACGTGGTCGTGCGTGACCGGGACTGGCGGCTCAACCGCGAGCTCGTGATCAAGGAGGCGGAGGAGCTGGGCTGGCCGGTGTTCGTCAAGCCCGCCAGGGCCGGGTCCTCGCAGGGCATCTCCAAGGCGCACGACCGGGGGGAGCTGGAGGAGGCCGTCGAGTTCGCCAGGCAGCACGACCCCAAGGTGCTCATCGAGGCCGCGATCGAGGGGCGCGAGATCGAGTGCGCGGTGCTGGAGTCGTTCGGCGACGAGCCGGCCGCGGCGTCGTTGCCCGGCGAGGTGAAGATCGAGGGCGGGCAGGAGTTCTTCGACTTCGAGGCGAAGTACTACCCCGACCAGATGTCGCTGACCGTGCCCGCCGACATCCCGGCGGAGACGGCCGAGGAGTTGCGGGCCATGGCCGTGCGGGCGTTCGAGGCGCTCGACTGCGAAGGGCTCGCGCGGGTGGACTTCTTCTACACCCCCGAGGGCAAGCTGATCTTCAACGAGATCAACACGATGCCGGGGTTCACGTCGCTGTCGGTGGCGCCGCAGCTGTGGGCCGCGACGGGTCTGCCGTACCCGGCGCTGGTGGACCGGCTCATCCAGCTCGCGCTGAACCGGTCAGCGGGTCTGCGGTGA